The following coding sequences lie in one Oncorhynchus kisutch isolate 150728-3 linkage group LG27, Okis_V2, whole genome shotgun sequence genomic window:
- the LOC109872099 gene encoding synaptosomal-associated protein 47 isoform X1 translates to MTCPTRDIPIHSWPGSYYINSEKRWDAGTLSLTRTMLRFTSDQSKENLVGFRLSRIMEIKMESSSFIFSTLTVLEQGNIKHWFGSLRPNRVVVYNVLEHFWRERLLSPSAEVQGAEAQPTKGRELINLVAGAQRRLEDTGNVLHHQGEQFDNVMHGLGKIDSDLGMADRLLSELESPPWWPFGKLPWKSQQDVKAEHAAREAACKLTGTGKHRVITSVPAIVSRGGDSDLKPGCLMVMVSSLEVRDTNYVLLHRFQRDEVDDIRVHNPYEISVRQRFIGKPDICFRLLSAKMPEAMSVLEIQYKKKVEYTSEYSAFLTTPATTPCDQDQGSIWNAAGLLQYQETEVPMTVPAGELSQVQVHVLKPEVTQAEAQEIRQMLMQLKNLALEAETELERQDEALDILTSSTDRATMHIDKHTCRMKRLL, encoded by the exons ATGACATGCCCAACCCGAGACATCCCCATCCACAGCTGGCCCGGCTCCTACTACATCAACAGTGAGAAGCGCTGGGATGCCGGCACCCTGTCCCTGACCCGCACCATGCTGCGCTTCACCTCAGACCAGAGCAAAGAGAACCTGGTTGGCTTCCGCCTCTCAAGGATCATGGAGATCAAGATGGAGTCGTCCAGCTTCATCTTCAGCACTCTGACCGTGTTGGAGCAAGGGAATATCAAGCACTGGTTCGGCTCGCTGAGGCCCAACCGGGTGGTGGTCTACAATGTCCTGGAGCATTTctggagggagaggttgttgtccccaTCTGCAGAGGTTCAGGGGGCTGAGGCACAGCCGACCAAGGGGAGGGAGCTGATTAACCTGGTTGCGGGGGCTCAGAGACGGCTAGAGGACACAGGGAATGTCCTCCACCACCAGGGAGAGCAGTTTGATAACGTCATGCATGGCCTAGGCAAGATCGACTCAGATCTGGGCATGGCAGACAG GCTACTGTCTGAACTGGAGTCTCCCCCTTGgtggccttttggcaaactacccTGGAAGAGTCAGCAGGATGTCAAGGCTGAGCATGCTGCCAGAGAGGCTGCTTGTAAGTTAACAGGAACAGGCAAGCACAGAGTGATCACCAGCGTACCAGCCATCGTCTCCAGAGGTGGAGACTCAGACCTGAAGCCTGGTTGCTTGATGGTGATGGTCTCCTCATTAGAAGTCCGAGACACAAACTATGTGCTGCTCCACCGCTTTCAGAGGGATGAGGTGGATGACATCCGGGTGCACAATCCGTATGAGATCAGTGTGAGGCAGAGGTTCATAGGGAAGCCAGACATATGCTTCCGACTCCTGTCGGCTAAGATGCCGGAGGCCATGTCAGTGCTAGAGATACAGTATAAGAAGAAGGTGGAGTACACAAGTGAGTACTCTGCCTTCCTGACGACCCCAGCTACGACCCCATGTGACCAGGATCAAGGTTCCATATGGAATGCAG CAGGCCTGCTGCAGTACCAGGAGACAGAGGTCCCCATGACAGTCCCAGCAGGAGAGCTGTCCCAGGTGCAGGTGCATGTCCTTAAGCCAGAGGTCACTCAGGCTGAGGCTCAGGAAATCCGACAG ATGCTGATGCAGCTGAAAAACCTGGCTCTGGAGGCTGAGACTGAGCTGGAGAGGCAAGACGAGGCCCTGGATATCCTGACCAGCTCTACGGACCGGGCCACTATGCACATAGACAAACACACCTGCCGCATGAAGAGGCTGCTGTAG
- the LOC109872099 gene encoding synaptosomal-associated protein 47 isoform X2 — translation MTCPTRDIPIHSWPGSYYINSEKRWDAGTLSLTRTMLRFTSDQSKENLVGFRLSRIMEIKMESSSFIFSTLTVLEQGNIKHWFGSLRPNRVVVYNVLEHFWRERLLSPSAEVQGAEAQPTKGRELINLVAGAQRRLEDTGNVLHHQGEQFDNVMHGLGKIDSDLGMADRLLSELESPPWWPFGKLPWKSQQDVKAEHAAREAACKLTGTGKHRVITSVPAIVSRGGDSDLKPGCLMVMVSSLEVRDTNYVLLHRFQRDEVDDIRVHNPYEISVRQRFIGKPDICFRLLSAKMPEAMSVLEIQYKKKVEYTSEYSAFLTTPATTPCDQDQGSIWNAGLLQYQETEVPMTVPAGELSQVQVHVLKPEVTQAEAQEIRQMLMQLKNLALEAETELERQDEALDILTSSTDRATMHIDKHTCRMKRLL, via the exons ATGACATGCCCAACCCGAGACATCCCCATCCACAGCTGGCCCGGCTCCTACTACATCAACAGTGAGAAGCGCTGGGATGCCGGCACCCTGTCCCTGACCCGCACCATGCTGCGCTTCACCTCAGACCAGAGCAAAGAGAACCTGGTTGGCTTCCGCCTCTCAAGGATCATGGAGATCAAGATGGAGTCGTCCAGCTTCATCTTCAGCACTCTGACCGTGTTGGAGCAAGGGAATATCAAGCACTGGTTCGGCTCGCTGAGGCCCAACCGGGTGGTGGTCTACAATGTCCTGGAGCATTTctggagggagaggttgttgtccccaTCTGCAGAGGTTCAGGGGGCTGAGGCACAGCCGACCAAGGGGAGGGAGCTGATTAACCTGGTTGCGGGGGCTCAGAGACGGCTAGAGGACACAGGGAATGTCCTCCACCACCAGGGAGAGCAGTTTGATAACGTCATGCATGGCCTAGGCAAGATCGACTCAGATCTGGGCATGGCAGACAG GCTACTGTCTGAACTGGAGTCTCCCCCTTGgtggccttttggcaaactacccTGGAAGAGTCAGCAGGATGTCAAGGCTGAGCATGCTGCCAGAGAGGCTGCTTGTAAGTTAACAGGAACAGGCAAGCACAGAGTGATCACCAGCGTACCAGCCATCGTCTCCAGAGGTGGAGACTCAGACCTGAAGCCTGGTTGCTTGATGGTGATGGTCTCCTCATTAGAAGTCCGAGACACAAACTATGTGCTGCTCCACCGCTTTCAGAGGGATGAGGTGGATGACATCCGGGTGCACAATCCGTATGAGATCAGTGTGAGGCAGAGGTTCATAGGGAAGCCAGACATATGCTTCCGACTCCTGTCGGCTAAGATGCCGGAGGCCATGTCAGTGCTAGAGATACAGTATAAGAAGAAGGTGGAGTACACAAGTGAGTACTCTGCCTTCCTGACGACCCCAGCTACGACCCCATGTGACCAGGATCAAGGTTCCATATGGAATGCAG GCCTGCTGCAGTACCAGGAGACAGAGGTCCCCATGACAGTCCCAGCAGGAGAGCTGTCCCAGGTGCAGGTGCATGTCCTTAAGCCAGAGGTCACTCAGGCTGAGGCTCAGGAAATCCGACAG ATGCTGATGCAGCTGAAAAACCTGGCTCTGGAGGCTGAGACTGAGCTGGAGAGGCAAGACGAGGCCCTGGATATCCTGACCAGCTCTACGGACCGGGCCACTATGCACATAGACAAACACACCTGCCGCATGAAGAGGCTGCTGTAG